A window from Amblyomma americanum isolate KBUSLIRL-KWMA chromosome 7, ASM5285725v1, whole genome shotgun sequence encodes these proteins:
- the LOC144097646 gene encoding uncharacterized protein LOC144097646 has translation MKFLAVCLLLGAALHVAQSMFLGSLLLALPFGPIVATNGILGFKVAMGAALLSALGRHGLGGHYGFDVRAGSGIGDDQRPAGQLGERRGLLLPTPSVMTTEQPEPTVHMPISALRDLLRVERPHHEMDVMFTFLKEIDDHDCVSRMVCESAADALRLGKVGNATVHFFADNAGLKTGPGAVFVSAAQTGRAQGLLGCATAFPKCTADLPHILSMAGLM, from the exons ATGAAGTTCCTCGCCGTCTGCCTGCTGCTTGGCGCCGCTCTGCACGTCGCGCAGAGCATGTTCCTGGGAAGCCTCCTGCTTGCGTTGCCCTTCGGCCCCATCGTGGCCACGAACGGCATCCTGGGCTTCAAGGTGGCCatgggcgccgccctgctgtccGCCCTGGGTCGCCACGGCTTGGGCGGCCACTACGGCTTCGACGTGCGGGCTGGCTCGGGCATCGGGGACGACCAGCGTCCGGCCGGCCAGCTGGGAGAGCGCCGTGGGCTTCTCTTGCCGACCCCTTCGGTGATGACCACGGAGCAGCCTGAGCCCACGGTACACATGCCCATCTCGGCGCTCAGGGACCTCCTTCG GGTGGAGCGGCCGCACCACGAGATGGACGTGATGTTCACCTTCCTGAAGGAGATCGACGACCACGACTGCGTGTCCCGCATGGTGTGCGAGAGTGCGGCCGACGCGCTGCGACTGGGCAAGGTGGGCAACGCGACCGTCCACTTCTTCGCCGACAACGCGGGCCTCAAGACGGGTCCCGGCGCGGTGTTCGTCTCCGCCGCCCAGACTGGCCGCGCCCAGGGGCTGCTCGGCTGCGCCACGGCGTTCCCCAAGTGCACCGCCGACCTGCCGCACATCCTCAGCATGGCCGGGCTGATGTGA